A genome region from Sphingobium sp. WTD-1 includes the following:
- a CDS encoding TonB-dependent receptor: MIHRKTLIRSSGIGAAMLLATVSHLAVAQEAAPPPVQNDQDLIIVTAQRRAELSRDVPISITTVTQDQLTSAGASQLTDIATVTPALRFDSAAAFVQPTIRGVGTAVASSGGGANVGIYVDGFYSPNPLAADFQLMSLKSVQVLKGPQGTLFGRNTTGGAILLTTADPSSDGAGEFKVSYGRFNSLAVQGYATFGVVQDVAMDVEALFRRGNGFVHNITTGSDRDGRYSNWSVRTGIKADLSDSVSLLLRYTHSDTDDPTLLNTNIYVGDDIGGAGTNLPSSLYATKHDDVATGGPTEFLSNNDVIQGTLKADLGFADLTSYTQYRDENSLIVEDLDSTAANIFLLHIPVRNQTVSQELLLTSKPGGPLQWTAGLFYFNNKDRWGTRVGTPTAGDPLASIALGGSGTNSKSYAAFADLTYAFTPDLFLTVGGRYSHDRIGDAYYIIPFSATRTYVPDLKGNKFTPRAVLRYKPSEESSVYASYSKGYKSGILDVGGNTGNKVAPEDIDAFEAGFKYDDRRLSVDLSAYYYDYKNLQVSLYRGNPPSAQIINAASSEIYGLEGQLSYRLTDRFQFNVGAAYTHARYTNFEDAPIYTRCTLASCAAQGISFVVVPTQLNDVHMQRTPDFTGNVGARYTLDLAGGSLALAGNLYYTSKFYFGPSGTQFAQKGYEVLALRAEWTDASDRFSLAVFGDNVTDSRYRTQVLSNNFGIGNVWSAPATWGVQAGVKF; encoded by the coding sequence ATGATCCATCGGAAGACGCTTATTCGTTCGTCGGGCATTGGCGCGGCCATGCTGCTGGCCACGGTCTCGCACCTGGCCGTCGCGCAGGAGGCGGCGCCGCCGCCGGTCCAGAATGACCAGGATCTGATCATCGTCACCGCGCAGCGTCGCGCCGAATTGTCGCGCGACGTGCCGATCAGCATCACCACCGTCACCCAGGACCAGCTGACCAGCGCCGGCGCCAGCCAGCTGACCGACATCGCCACCGTCACCCCGGCGCTGCGCTTCGACAGCGCCGCCGCCTTCGTCCAGCCGACCATTCGCGGTGTCGGCACCGCGGTCGCCAGCTCGGGCGGCGGCGCCAATGTGGGCATCTATGTCGACGGCTTCTACTCGCCCAACCCGCTGGCCGCCGATTTCCAGCTGATGAGCCTGAAAAGCGTGCAGGTGCTGAAAGGACCGCAGGGCACACTGTTCGGCCGGAACACCACCGGCGGCGCGATCCTGCTGACAACCGCCGATCCCAGCAGCGACGGCGCGGGCGAGTTCAAGGTCAGCTATGGCCGCTTCAACAGCCTGGCGGTGCAGGGCTATGCCACCTTCGGCGTAGTTCAGGATGTGGCGATGGATGTCGAGGCGCTGTTCCGGCGCGGCAACGGCTTCGTCCATAATATCACCACCGGCAGCGACCGCGACGGGCGCTATAGCAACTGGTCGGTGCGAACGGGGATCAAGGCGGACCTGAGCGATTCCGTGTCGCTGCTGCTGCGCTACACCCATAGCGATACCGACGATCCGACCCTGCTCAACACCAACATCTATGTCGGCGACGATATTGGCGGCGCGGGCACCAACCTGCCGTCCAGCCTCTACGCGACCAAACATGATGACGTGGCGACCGGCGGCCCGACCGAATTCCTGTCGAACAATGATGTGATCCAGGGGACGCTGAAGGCGGACCTGGGCTTTGCCGACCTCACCTCCTACACCCAGTATCGCGACGAAAATTCGCTGATCGTCGAGGATCTGGACAGTACGGCGGCGAATATCTTCCTGTTGCACATTCCGGTGCGCAACCAGACCGTCTCGCAGGAATTGCTGCTGACCTCGAAGCCGGGCGGGCCGCTGCAATGGACCGCCGGCCTCTTCTACTTCAACAACAAGGATCGATGGGGCACGCGGGTCGGCACGCCGACCGCCGGCGATCCGCTCGCCAGCATTGCGCTGGGCGGTTCGGGCACCAACAGCAAATCCTATGCCGCCTTTGCCGACCTCACCTATGCCTTCACGCCCGACCTCTTCTTGACGGTGGGTGGGCGCTACAGCCACGACAGGATCGGCGACGCCTATTATATCATCCCCTTCTCGGCCACGCGCACCTATGTGCCCGACCTCAAGGGCAACAAGTTCACGCCGCGCGCGGTGCTGCGCTATAAGCCCAGCGAGGAATCGAGCGTCTACGCCTCCTACAGCAAGGGCTATAAATCGGGCATTCTCGACGTCGGCGGCAATACCGGCAACAAGGTCGCGCCGGAGGATATCGACGCCTTTGAAGCGGGCTTCAAATATGATGATCGCCGCCTGTCGGTCGATCTGTCGGCCTATTATTATGATTACAAAAATCTGCAGGTGTCGCTCTATCGCGGCAACCCGCCCTCGGCCCAGATCATCAACGCCGCCTCGTCGGAAATCTATGGTCTGGAAGGCCAGCTTTCCTATCGGCTGACCGACCGGTTCCAGTTCAATGTCGGCGCCGCCTATACCCATGCGCGCTACACCAATTTCGAGGATGCGCCGATCTATACGCGCTGCACCCTCGCCAGTTGCGCGGCGCAGGGGATCAGCTTCGTCGTCGTGCCGACCCAGCTCAACGATGTGCATATGCAGCGCACGCCCGACTTCACCGGCAATGTCGGCGCGCGCTACACGCTGGACCTGGCGGGCGGTTCGCTCGCCCTGGCGGGCAATCTCTATTACACCTCGAAATTCTATTTCGGCCCGTCCGGCACCCAGTTCGCGCAGAAGGGCTATGAGGTGCTGGCGCTGCGCGCCGAATGGACCGACGCCAGCGATCGTTTCTCGCTGGCCGTCTTCGGCGACAATGTCACCGACAGCCGCTACCGCACCCAGGTACTCAGCAATAATTTCGGCATCGGCAATGTCTGGAGCGCGCCCGCGACCTGGGGCGTCCAGGCCGGCGTCAAATTCTGA
- a CDS encoding dihydrodipicolinate reductase produces the protein MGKHYRVIQWATGNIGGRALRAVIEHPGLDLAGLWVSSAAKAGQDAGTLAGTVPQGITATSDVDALVATPADCVLYMRQGTDIDELCRLLASGKNVVTTRGDFHHPASLDPDVRARIEAACQAGNSSIYSTGSSPGFVTEALTIPLLSLSRRHDCLTIDEFADMESRDSPDLLFNIMGYGVAPTAFDQRKVDYVKHDFAGSLAQLADAAGIAVDRWEAFGEMAAATRDVTIAAGTIAAGTVGAQRITISGMQGDKAVLRFRANWYCTRDIDRPDWELRESGWRIRVEGDTPLDVHISFPVAPEDYAAFTPGLTAHRAVNAIAAVCDAPPGIRTTADLPQIIAQLG, from the coding sequence ATGGGCAAGCACTATCGGGTGATCCAGTGGGCCACCGGCAATATCGGCGGCCGCGCCCTGCGCGCGGTGATCGAGCATCCGGGGCTGGACCTGGCCGGCCTGTGGGTCAGTTCGGCGGCCAAGGCGGGGCAGGATGCCGGCACGCTCGCCGGCACCGTGCCGCAGGGCATCACCGCCACCAGTGATGTCGACGCGCTGGTCGCGACGCCGGCCGACTGTGTCCTCTATATGCGGCAGGGGACCGATATCGACGAACTGTGCCGGCTGCTGGCATCGGGCAAGAATGTCGTCACCACGCGCGGCGATTTCCACCACCCCGCCTCTCTGGACCCGGACGTCCGCGCCCGGATCGAGGCCGCCTGCCAGGCCGGCAACAGCTCGATCTACAGCACCGGCTCCAGCCCCGGTTTCGTGACCGAGGCGCTGACAATCCCGCTGCTCTCGCTCTCGCGCCGGCACGACTGCCTGACGATCGACGAGTTTGCCGACATGGAAAGCCGGGATTCGCCCGATTTGCTGTTCAACATCATGGGCTATGGCGTCGCGCCGACCGCCTTCGACCAGCGCAAGGTCGACTATGTGAAGCATGATTTCGCCGGCTCGCTTGCCCAGCTGGCCGACGCCGCCGGCATCGCGGTCGACCGGTGGGAGGCATTCGGCGAAATGGCGGCGGCGACCCGCGACGTGACGATCGCGGCCGGCACGATCGCGGCCGGCACGGTCGGCGCCCAACGCATCACCATATCGGGGATGCAGGGCGACAAGGCCGTGCTGCGCTTTCGCGCCAACTGGTATTGCACCCGCGACATCGACCGGCCCGACTGGGAATTGCGCGAATCCGGCTGGCGTATCCGGGTTGAGGGCGACACGCCGCTCGACGTCCACATCAGCTTCCCGGTCGCGCCGGAGGATTATGCCGCCTTCACGCCGGGCCTGACCGCCCATCGCGCGGTGAATGCCATTGCGGCGGTCTGCGATGCGCCGCCGGGAATCCGCACCACCGCCGACCTGCCGCAGATCATCGCGCAACTGGGGTGA
- a CDS encoding SDR family NAD(P)-dependent oxidoreductase codes for MDRIDFTGRTILITGAGGGLGRAYARDIAARGGAVIVNDLGGSVSGEGASSTMADAVAAEIVAAGGIAIANGDDVSSPDGAQEMIDLAIARFGRIDAVIANAGNMRFAPLEDLTATDLDALLAVHVRGSFNVARAAWPHMRAQGGGRLVLTTSGGGMLGMGQLSAYGAAKGGVMGLMHNLAEEGRPHGILCNAVMPNAASRMSAGMSEGTLGHNPWGRALGPSFDPRFTAGLVAYLAHECCTSTHSIYSALGGRIARVFVGATKGWDHGLDAPPTAEDIAAHIDRISDDGAGYAIPTDIFDEFRIVAEGRG; via the coding sequence ATGGACAGGATCGATTTCACCGGCCGCACCATCCTCATCACGGGGGCGGGCGGGGGCCTCGGCCGCGCCTATGCGCGCGACATCGCCGCACGCGGCGGCGCCGTCATCGTCAATGATCTGGGCGGATCGGTATCGGGGGAGGGGGCATCCTCGACCATGGCCGACGCCGTCGCGGCGGAAATCGTCGCGGCGGGCGGCATCGCGATCGCCAATGGCGATGATGTGTCGTCGCCCGACGGCGCGCAGGAAATGATCGACCTCGCCATCGCCCGTTTCGGCCGGATCGACGCGGTGATCGCCAATGCCGGCAACATGCGCTTTGCGCCGCTCGAGGATCTGACCGCGACCGATCTCGACGCGCTGCTCGCCGTCCATGTGCGCGGCTCCTTCAATGTCGCGCGCGCCGCCTGGCCGCATATGCGGGCGCAGGGCGGCGGCCGGCTGGTGCTGACCACATCGGGCGGCGGGATGCTGGGGATGGGGCAATTGTCGGCCTATGGCGCGGCCAAGGGCGGCGTCATGGGGCTGATGCACAATCTGGCGGAGGAGGGGCGCCCGCACGGCATCCTCTGCAACGCGGTCATGCCCAATGCCGCCAGCCGCATGTCGGCAGGGATGAGCGAGGGGACGCTCGGCCATAATCCCTGGGGCCGGGCGCTCGGTCCCAGTTTCGATCCACGCTTCACCGCCGGCCTGGTCGCGTATCTGGCCCATGAGTGCTGCACGTCGACCCACAGCATCTATTCCGCGCTGGGCGGCCGGATCGCACGGGTGTTCGTCGGCGCGACGAAGGGATGGGACCATGGGCTGGACGCGCCGCCGACTGCCGAGGATATCGCCGCCCATATCGACAGGATCAGCGACGATGGCGCCGGCTATGCTATCCCGACCGATATCTTCGACGAGTTCCGCATCGTGGCCGAGGGGCGGGGCTAG
- a CDS encoding MFS transporter — protein sequence MAQGEVAQATGGSFAPLREPVFRRIWTASLLSNFGQLILGVGAAWEMTRMSASPSMVALVQTAMMLPLMLVTLPAGAFADMFDRRRIAMSGLAFSMACAALLTFLAWTGHSSPWMLLAFCSLIGAGVALYSPAWQASISEQVGPRLLPAAVALGTISYNVARSFGPALGGIIVLAAGAHAAFAINAICYLPLFLAFFAWQRRHVPARLPPEQFHRAMVSGMRYALHAGAIRTVLLRAFLFGLAGASASALAPLVAKDLLGGDASVYGLLLGASGVGAVLGALLVGPCRDRFGTQRTTAVLALVSGIALALVGVSRHVPLTCLALLVAGGANILTIALFNVSVQLSAPRWVTARALSLFSSALTGGIAIGALLWGLVAQSWSVDIAMYGSGLALALLPLVGWLLPLPETSEADVEPFVIAGEPEVGMALTRRSGPVIIEIDYDVDPDQARDFYAAMVEVQRTRMRNGGFNWSIARDIANPALWTERYQCPTWGDYLHMRDRFTQADKLAQQVARAFDRKAGEVRVRRRLERPFGSVRWRADTPDPRQDTIGYLGP from the coding sequence ATGGCGCAAGGCGAAGTCGCGCAGGCGACGGGCGGCAGCTTCGCGCCGCTGCGCGAACCGGTGTTCCGCCGCATCTGGACCGCCAGCCTGCTCTCCAACTTCGGCCAGCTGATCCTGGGCGTCGGCGCGGCATGGGAAATGACGCGGATGAGCGCGTCGCCCAGCATGGTGGCACTGGTCCAGACCGCGATGATGCTGCCGCTGATGCTGGTGACATTGCCCGCCGGCGCCTTTGCCGACATGTTCGACCGCCGGCGGATCGCGATGAGCGGCCTCGCTTTCTCCATGGCCTGCGCCGCGCTGCTGACCTTCCTGGCCTGGACCGGGCATAGTTCGCCCTGGATGCTGCTCGCCTTCTGTTCGCTGATCGGCGCGGGCGTCGCGCTCTATTCGCCGGCCTGGCAGGCGTCGATCAGCGAACAGGTCGGGCCGCGCCTGCTGCCCGCCGCCGTGGCGCTGGGCACGATCAGCTATAATGTCGCGCGCAGCTTCGGTCCGGCGCTGGGTGGCATCATCGTGCTGGCGGCCGGTGCCCATGCCGCCTTTGCGATCAACGCCATCTGCTATCTGCCGCTGTTCCTCGCCTTCTTCGCCTGGCAGCGGCGTCATGTCCCTGCGCGCCTGCCGCCCGAACAGTTCCACCGGGCGATGGTGTCGGGCATGCGTTACGCGCTGCATGCGGGGGCGATCCGCACGGTGCTGCTGCGCGCCTTCCTGTTCGGACTGGCCGGGGCGTCGGCGTCGGCGCTTGCGCCGCTTGTGGCGAAGGATCTGCTGGGTGGCGATGCCAGCGTCTATGGCCTGTTGTTGGGCGCCAGCGGGGTGGGCGCCGTGCTGGGGGCGCTGCTGGTCGGGCCATGCCGCGACCGCTTCGGAACGCAGCGGACCACCGCCGTGCTGGCGCTGGTCAGCGGCATCGCGCTCGCGCTGGTCGGGGTCAGCCGCCATGTGCCGCTCACCTGCCTGGCATTGCTGGTCGCGGGGGGCGCCAATATCCTGACCATCGCCCTGTTCAACGTCTCGGTCCAGCTGTCGGCACCGCGCTGGGTCACGGCGCGGGCCTTGTCGCTCTTCTCCTCGGCGCTGACCGGCGGCATCGCGATCGGCGCGCTGCTCTGGGGGCTGGTGGCGCAAAGCTGGTCGGTCGACATCGCCATGTATGGATCGGGGCTGGCATTGGCATTGCTGCCGCTGGTGGGCTGGCTGTTGCCGCTGCCCGAAACCAGCGAGGCGGATGTCGAGCCCTTCGTCATTGCGGGCGAACCGGAAGTCGGCATGGCGCTCACCCGGCGTTCCGGCCCGGTCATCATCGAGATCGACTATGATGTCGATCCTGATCAGGCGCGCGATTTCTATGCGGCGATGGTGGAGGTGCAGCGCACCCGCATGCGCAATGGCGGCTTCAACTGGTCGATCGCGCGCGACATCGCCAATCCCGCGCTGTGGACTGAGCGCTATCAATGCCCGACCTGGGGCGATTATCTCCATATGCGCGATCGTTTCACCCAGGCCGACAAGCTGGCGCAGCAGGTGGCGCGCGCCTTTGACCGCAAGGCCGGCGAGGTACGGGTGCGGCGGCGGCTGGAGCGGCCATTCGGATCGGTCCGCTGGCGCGCCGATACGCCCGATCCGCGTCAGGATACGATCGGATATCTCGGCCCCTGA